One stretch of Desulfovibrio sp. JC010 DNA includes these proteins:
- a CDS encoding sensor domain-containing diguanylate cyclase — MSIRLKLIMAVAAILVGAFVLISLFNYNVSRKNIHDEIVYSALPLTRDNIYSEIQSGIMRPVFVSSLMANDTFLQDWTAYGEKNPDAVQRYLNEIKEEYGFFSAFFVSASTRKYYHPGGVLKKVSEQDRHDVWFYDFIESGEKYDLDVDTNEVADNILTVFINHRVEGKDGKFLGVAGVGLNMDKVSKLLDSFSKKYSKEIFLVDLDGVIQMHSNVHLIEKANIKDLPGIETVAHKLLASNSEPAIFEFSVDGDKKYLTTRYIPEFEWILVVQQSENAALGTARDNLSRTLLVGGGATLLILFLSILTINHFQIRLEKQAGTDALTGVANRRLFEQRFDAAMANFRRKGNPFSLILLDIDDFKNINDLCGHLKGDTIIKDTSRAISSAIRNDDFCARWGGDEFIILVDGKMSIAMNVAERIRSSVYNSYKCNNVSPAADEIKITVSCGVSEFQDGDTLDSFALRADKAMYESKVQGKDRVAGG, encoded by the coding sequence ATGTCCATAAGGTTAAAATTAATAATGGCGGTGGCCGCTATTCTGGTTGGCGCATTCGTTCTTATCAGTTTGTTCAACTACAATGTTTCACGCAAAAATATTCATGATGAGATCGTCTATTCCGCCTTGCCACTGACTCGCGATAACATATATTCGGAAATTCAGTCCGGGATCATGCGTCCTGTTTTTGTTTCATCACTCATGGCGAACGATACCTTTCTTCAGGATTGGACAGCTTATGGAGAGAAAAATCCGGATGCTGTTCAGCGTTATTTGAATGAAATCAAAGAAGAGTACGGTTTTTTCAGTGCTTTTTTTGTCTCAGCCAGTACCAGGAAATATTATCATCCCGGTGGGGTTCTGAAGAAGGTTTCCGAACAGGACAGGCACGATGTCTGGTTTTATGATTTTATTGAGTCCGGTGAAAAATATGATCTGGATGTTGATACCAACGAGGTAGCGGATAATATTCTGACCGTTTTTATTAATCACAGAGTTGAAGGCAAAGACGGCAAGTTTCTAGGAGTTGCCGGTGTTGGCCTTAATATGGATAAGGTTTCAAAGCTTTTGGATAGTTTTTCAAAGAAGTACTCCAAAGAGATTTTTCTGGTTGATTTAGACGGTGTGATCCAGATGCACAGTAATGTGCATTTGATCGAAAAGGCAAATATTAAAGATTTGCCGGGTATTGAAACAGTTGCCCATAAGCTGTTGGCCTCCAATAGCGAACCGGCGATATTTGAGTTTTCTGTAGATGGAGACAAGAAATATTTGACCACTCGCTATATTCCTGAATTCGAATGGATTCTTGTCGTTCAGCAGAGTGAAAACGCAGCTCTTGGAACTGCCCGCGATAACCTGTCCCGAACTCTGCTTGTTGGTGGGGGCGCGACCCTGCTGATTCTTTTCTTGAGCATTCTGACTATTAACCATTTTCAAATACGTCTGGAAAAGCAGGCCGGAACAGATGCCCTGACCGGAGTTGCCAACCGCCGTTTGTTTGAACAGCGGTTTGATGCTGCAATGGCTAATTTTCGTAGGAAAGGAAATCCATTTTCGCTTATTCTGCTTGATATTGATGATTTTAAGAACATCAATGATCTCTGTGGACATCTTAAAGGCGATACCATCATTAAAGATACTTCACGTGCCATCAGTTCAGCTATCCGCAATGATGACTTTTGCGCCCGTTGGGGCGGAGATGAGTTCATCATTTTGGTGGACGGGAAAATGTCCATAGCCATGAACGTGGCAGAACGCATTCGCTCTTCTGTTTACAACAGCTACAAATGCAATAACGTTTCTCCCGCAGCTGACGAAATTAAGATCACAGTCAGTTGCGGTGTGTCCGAGTTTCAGGATGGAGATACCCTTGATTCGTTTGCACTGCGTGCTGATAAAGCTATGTATGAATCAAAAGTGCAGGGTAAGGATCGGGTTGCTGGGGGGTAG
- the moaA gene encoding GTP 3',8-cyclase MoaA produces MVLTDKIGRTVSYLRLSVTDRCNLRCMYCVTKDFQFIPHPNILRYEEMLRLVDIAATMNITKLRLTGGEPFARRGFMDFIAAVMKNHPELDLRITTNGTLIEPLVPELKKIGVNRLNISLDTLDRETFKEVTGRDHLNDVLATIEACLSAGIKIKVNAVAMKGINDKELGSFIDFAKENPIDMRFIEFMPMGDDTKSDSRFWSADDILEQGRQHAALEKIKVRPENHGPARMYSIEGGKGRLGLISPVSSHFCATCNRLRITSDGQLRTCLFSDKTYGLREILRNPDMDDDAVRMVIAEATMDKPLGYHLLEQRSSGCEGVCETQMSAIGG; encoded by the coding sequence ATGGTACTCACCGACAAGATAGGCCGGACCGTCAGCTATCTGCGGCTGAGCGTTACCGACCGCTGCAACCTGCGCTGCATGTATTGCGTGACCAAGGATTTCCAGTTCATCCCCCACCCGAACATCCTGCGCTACGAGGAAATGCTGCGGCTGGTGGATATTGCCGCGACCATGAACATCACCAAACTGCGGCTCACCGGAGGCGAACCCTTTGCCCGCCGGGGATTCATGGATTTCATCGCCGCGGTCATGAAAAACCATCCGGAACTGGACCTGCGCATCACCACCAACGGAACACTCATTGAACCGCTGGTGCCGGAGCTTAAAAAAATCGGGGTCAACAGGCTGAACATATCGCTGGATACCCTTGACCGTGAGACTTTCAAGGAAGTGACCGGACGTGATCATTTAAATGATGTACTGGCAACCATCGAAGCCTGCCTTTCCGCCGGGATCAAGATCAAGGTCAATGCCGTGGCCATGAAAGGCATCAATGATAAAGAACTAGGTTCATTCATCGATTTTGCCAAAGAGAATCCCATCGACATGCGTTTCATCGAGTTCATGCCCATGGGCGATGACACCAAATCCGACAGCAGATTCTGGTCTGCTGACGATATCCTCGAACAGGGTCGCCAGCACGCCGCACTGGAAAAAATAAAGGTCAGGCCGGAAAACCACGGCCCCGCGCGCATGTACTCCATCGAAGGCGGCAAGGGAAGGCTGGGATTAATTTCCCCGGTCAGTTCACATTTCTGCGCCACCTGCAACAGGCTGCGCATCACTTCCGACGGCCAGCTGCGGACCTGTCTTTTTTCCGACAAGACCTACGGACTGCGTGAAATTTTAAGGAACCCGGACATGGATGACGATGCCGTACGCATGGTCATAGCGGAGGCCACCATGGACAAACCGCTGGGGTACCATCTCCTAGAACAAAGATCATCAGGATGTGAAGGTGTATGCGAAACACAGATGTCGGCCATAGGCGGATAG
- the ruvB gene encoding Holliday junction branch migration DNA helicase RuvB, with the protein MMENNGSDDHIRPQRLADFIGQDDLRDNLDVFIQAARGRGNAMDHALFYGNPGLGKTTLARIIASELGVNLISTSGPVLERSGDLAAILTNLSRNDILFIDEIHRVPANVEEVLYPAMEDFNLDLIIGQGPAARTVKIDLEPFTLVGATTRLGLLTSPLRDRFGCIFRLEFYSPEELARIVTRAARIFDLKVTDEGALIIGKRSRGTPRIANRLLRRVRDFATVHGDGVVTGELADMALNKLDVDPLGLDYMDRKILTILIDQFGGGPVGVKTIAVACSEEVRTIEDIYEPYLIQCGFLKRTPRGRVATARAYQHLQKVASSRDAGGQGSLF; encoded by the coding sequence ATGATGGAAAACAACGGTTCAGACGATCACATCAGACCGCAACGCTTGGCCGATTTTATCGGTCAGGACGATCTACGCGATAACCTAGATGTCTTCATTCAAGCTGCGCGCGGGCGCGGCAATGCCATGGACCACGCCCTTTTCTACGGCAACCCCGGTCTGGGTAAAACAACCCTCGCCCGGATCATCGCATCCGAGCTGGGAGTCAATCTCATTTCCACATCCGGTCCTGTTCTGGAGCGCAGCGGAGACCTCGCCGCCATCCTGACCAACCTTTCGCGCAACGACATACTTTTCATCGATGAAATCCACCGTGTGCCCGCCAACGTAGAGGAAGTGCTCTACCCGGCCATGGAGGATTTCAACCTCGACCTGATCATCGGGCAGGGACCTGCCGCCCGCACCGTAAAGATTGACCTTGAGCCGTTCACTCTGGTGGGTGCCACAACCCGCCTCGGACTGCTCACCTCACCGCTTCGTGACCGTTTCGGCTGCATTTTTCGCTTGGAATTCTATTCCCCGGAAGAGTTGGCCCGCATCGTCACCCGCGCCGCCAGAATCTTTGACCTCAAGGTCACCGACGAAGGCGCGCTCATCATCGGCAAGCGTTCCAGAGGCACACCGCGTATCGCCAACCGTCTCCTGCGCAGGGTGCGTGATTTCGCCACCGTGCATGGTGACGGGGTAGTAACAGGCGAACTGGCTGACATGGCCCTGAACAAGCTGGATGTCGATCCGTTGGGTCTCGATTACATGGACCGTAAAATCCTGACCATCTTGATCGACCAGTTCGGTGGCGGTCCCGTGGGTGTAAAGACCATCGCCGTGGCCTGTTCCGAGGAAGTACGGACCATTGAGGATATTTACGAGCCTTACCTGATCCAGTGCGGTTTTCTGAAGCGAACCCCTAGAGGGCGCGTTGCTACTGCCCGGGCTTATCAGCATTTGCAGAAGGTTGCGTCCAGTCGTGATGCCGGGGGGCAGGGGAGTTTGTTTTAG
- a CDS encoding protein-export chaperone SecB, whose protein sequence is MSDMKVHPIQLVSVGVKKLEAEAFAFPEPNVQADGDSFSFEFGHSEFDKEERSISVGVNIEIGTEKCNQENPPFALKVELIGHFEVDTEQFDIEHIDHWARHNAPLLLYPYLREHAFALSARLGFTPVLLPLLQIPSSK, encoded by the coding sequence ATGTCAGACATGAAGGTTCACCCTATTCAGCTTGTTTCAGTTGGTGTCAAAAAACTTGAAGCTGAAGCTTTCGCTTTTCCTGAGCCTAATGTTCAGGCTGATGGGGATTCATTTTCTTTTGAATTTGGTCACTCTGAATTTGATAAAGAAGAAAGATCAATTTCAGTAGGTGTGAACATTGAGATCGGTACAGAGAAATGCAATCAAGAAAATCCTCCTTTTGCGTTAAAAGTTGAATTAATAGGTCATTTTGAAGTAGACACAGAACAATTTGATATTGAACATATAGACCATTGGGCACGGCATAATGCTCCATTGCTACTATACCCTTATTTGAGAGAGCACGCCTTCGCTTTGTCGGCAAGACTAGGGTTTACTCCTGTTCTATTGCCGCTACTACAGATACCGTCTTCAAAATAA
- a CDS encoding formate dehydrogenase accessory protein FdhE: MNFDYSSAKEQLDAKVSELREKPFLPEELVNLISNVAAIQLEAQQHSAPEIPSELTPADQNLQGRPLLARENFTYDFEQCKELISKISTLVSKEEGPLADAAGTINAAIESGELDLKQAIKAYLETDDEFFLGWAEKMPEAPRALSFLVQSALTPSIKTVAAALAEKLPELEADTSQRPDNGELDFELEQPAPHQHGHCPICGSVAFMHTLHHKQGFRYASCSFCHTEYRVRRMACAYCDNTNAENLKFFTVEEAPGYRVDVCESCKTYMKTTDFREVAKVSIPALNDLESLPLDFVAAEEGYTRGTLSVWGF, encoded by the coding sequence ATGAATTTTGATTACAGCAGTGCCAAAGAACAGCTGGATGCCAAGGTATCCGAGCTGCGGGAAAAGCCCTTCCTCCCCGAAGAGCTTGTAAATCTGATCTCCAATGTAGCAGCAATCCAGTTGGAAGCGCAGCAGCACTCCGCCCCGGAAATCCCCAGCGAACTTACCCCCGCAGACCAGAATCTGCAGGGACGCCCCCTGCTTGCCCGCGAGAATTTCACTTACGATTTTGAACAGTGCAAGGAGCTGATCAGCAAAATTTCCACGCTGGTCAGTAAAGAAGAAGGACCCCTTGCTGATGCAGCCGGAACAATCAACGCCGCAATCGAATCCGGTGAGTTGGACCTGAAGCAGGCCATCAAAGCCTATCTTGAAACCGATGATGAATTTTTCCTCGGCTGGGCGGAAAAAATGCCTGAGGCTCCACGCGCTCTCAGTTTTCTCGTCCAGTCCGCGCTGACCCCCTCCATTAAGACAGTTGCCGCAGCATTGGCCGAAAAACTGCCCGAACTTGAAGCCGACACCTCTCAGAGACCGGACAACGGTGAACTTGATTTCGAATTGGAGCAGCCCGCGCCGCACCAGCACGGACACTGTCCCATCTGCGGCTCCGTAGCCTTCATGCACACCCTGCACCACAAGCAGGGCTTCCGCTACGCCAGCTGTTCCTTCTGCCATACCGAGTACCGGGTCCGCCGCATGGCCTGTGCCTACTGCGACAACACCAACGCGGAAAACCTCAAATTTTTCACTGTGGAAGAAGCACCGGGCTACCGGGTTGATGTCTGCGAATCCTGCAAGACCTACATGAAAACCACGGATTTTCGTGAAGTGGCTAAAGTTTCCATTCCGGCCCTTAATGATCTTGAATCATTGCCGCTGGATTTTGTAGCAGCAGAAGAAGGCTACACCCGGGGCACCCTGTCCGTCTGGGGATTCTAA
- a CDS encoding IS1595 family transposase, whose amino-acid sequence MRNTDVGHRRIEGSVMNAVSESRDELLARLSSSEEEARNFLLHKALGDRKAFCPRCREHKLYNLNGERYRCSSCKYTFQDFSGRWINNGGLSSREWVRLIQMFAEDHTAHAISLDLELSYNATYKAITALRFAILAQAIDAQQLLSPETGLHTHLKNKKLTGVPSKKVTGTIPVFGIMEKNGWVFIDLMQNITAESVFHFNHNFHLKLVRHGSIIHTDRYQKYDSLILCGDDSLPLDYIRKYPDITPHIEISGGEFWQFARQRFKRYKGISPHRFPLYLKELEFRFNNRSKDLFDLLTGYICKIVPDVD is encoded by the coding sequence ATGCGAAACACAGATGTCGGCCATAGGCGGATAGAAGGATCAGTCATGAATGCTGTTTCTGAAAGTAGGGATGAACTGCTGGCGCGTCTGAGCTCCTCCGAAGAGGAAGCCAGAAATTTCCTGCTGCACAAAGCCCTCGGTGACCGCAAAGCCTTCTGCCCCCGCTGCCGGGAGCACAAGCTCTACAACTTAAACGGCGAGCGTTACCGCTGCTCTTCCTGCAAGTACACCTTTCAGGATTTCAGCGGTCGCTGGATCAACAACGGCGGCCTTTCCTCCCGCGAATGGGTGCGCCTGATCCAGATGTTCGCCGAAGACCACACCGCCCACGCCATCTCTCTTGATCTGGAACTTTCCTACAACGCCACCTACAAGGCCATCACCGCGCTCAGGTTCGCAATCTTAGCACAGGCAATCGATGCCCAGCAGTTGCTCAGTCCGGAAACCGGGCTGCACACCCATCTCAAGAACAAAAAACTGACCGGGGTACCTTCCAAGAAAGTAACCGGGACCATTCCCGTATTCGGAATAATGGAAAAAAACGGCTGGGTGTTCATCGATTTAATGCAGAACATCACTGCGGAATCGGTATTCCACTTCAACCACAACTTCCACCTCAAGCTGGTCCGCCACGGGTCCATCATCCACACCGACCGCTACCAGAAATACGATTCCCTGATCCTCTGCGGAGACGATTCCCTGCCGCTCGATTACATCCGCAAATACCCGGACATCACCCCGCACATAGAAATTTCCGGCGGTGAATTCTGGCAATTCGCACGTCAGCGTTTCAAGCGTTACAAGGGTATATCCCCGCACCGCTTTCCCTTATATCTGAAAGAGTTAGAATTTCGGTTTAACAATCGTTCAAAGGATTTGTTTGATTTATTGACCGGGTATATTTGTAAGATTGTGCCTGATGTGGATTAG